In Pseudobacter ginsenosidimutans, the following are encoded in one genomic region:
- a CDS encoding LamG domain-containing protein has protein sequence MKSNQSFFIICLLAVLAGASCQKLDRPGMPEYPVDQANPGGALNFFTAFEGTEVDSIRANFGQPVNATWVDGISGKAYKGGPDSYIKYPSANNFSRATSFTISFWLKKTPHPPGSAAEMVFGLSTTKGEIEHKSDIFLLIEDGNQSTAELATFKFYLLDQWFEYNGDKRIPNVLNDQWHHFAFTYDENSSKLVTYVDGAEPTNLPAGFGDVKFQGNPRGKLDLTKSAGLIIGGPAALAVGVKPPVWMVEYTGALDQFRLYNKVLTQAEITALFNGKQ, from the coding sequence ATGAAAAGCAATCAATCTTTCTTCATTATATGTCTGCTGGCCGTTCTGGCCGGCGCCAGCTGTCAGAAACTCGACAGGCCCGGTATGCCCGAATACCCGGTAGATCAGGCCAACCCGGGAGGCGCGCTGAATTTCTTTACAGCATTTGAGGGTACGGAGGTTGACAGTATTCGCGCCAATTTTGGTCAACCTGTGAACGCCACATGGGTGGATGGAATAAGTGGAAAAGCATACAAAGGCGGACCCGATTCTTATATTAAATATCCTTCAGCCAATAACTTCTCAAGGGCAACCAGTTTCACCATTTCATTCTGGTTGAAAAAAACGCCCCATCCACCTGGATCTGCAGCCGAAATGGTATTTGGATTGTCAACCACCAAAGGAGAAATAGAGCACAAGAGCGATATATTCCTCCTCATCGAAGATGGCAATCAGAGTACAGCAGAGTTGGCAACATTCAAGTTTTATCTCCTCGATCAATGGTTTGAATACAACGGCGATAAGCGTATTCCCAATGTTTTGAACGATCAATGGCATCATTTTGCTTTCACCTACGATGAAAACAGCTCCAAACTGGTTACGTATGTTGATGGCGCCGAGCCTACCAATCTACCTGCTGGTTTTGGCGATGTGAAATTTCAAGGTAATCCACGCGGCAAACTGGACCTGACCAAATCCGCTGGTCTGATAATCGGTGGGCCTGCAGCATTGGCTGTAGGTGTAAAACCTCCCGTATGGATGGTGGAATACACAGGTGCATTGGATCAGTTCCGGCTCTACAACAAAGTGCTGACCCAGGCTGAGATCACTGCCCTTTTTAATGGAAAACAATAA
- a CDS encoding glucoamylase family protein gives MTSKFRYSVYALISFMLLGYTSFLQAQKKKVQAKETVSTTIIPDLTDEQLLDLVQKQTFRYFWDFGHPVSGLSRERSNIAYDYGDEVVTTGGSGFGVMAIIVAAERGWIPRDSALARLQKIVTFLSKADHYHGIFAHWLNGSTGKTIPFSRKDDGGDIVESSFLFQGLLCARQYFNKEAPEETRLRNTINWLWNEAEWDWYTQGGRNVLYWHWSPNNGWSMNFEIRGFNECLITYVLAASSQRYPVKPEVYHQGWANSWFFRNGRSFYGIELPLGFDYGGPLFFSHYSFLGLDPRGLKDKYADYWTQTTHHVQINREHCIRNPNKFKGYGADCWGLTASDTYNGYSAHSPDNDNGTISPTAALSSFPYSPKESMQALRHFYYKLGDKLWTQYGFVDAFNETQNWVAGSHLAIDQGPIIVMIENYRSGLLWKLFMSCPEIKNGLTRLGFESPALK, from the coding sequence ATGACCAGTAAATTCAGATACAGCGTATATGCTTTGATTTCGTTCATGCTTTTGGGTTATACTTCTTTTTTGCAGGCGCAGAAGAAGAAAGTCCAGGCAAAGGAAACAGTGAGTACCACTATCATTCCCGATCTCACAGATGAGCAATTGCTGGACCTTGTTCAAAAACAAACCTTCCGGTATTTCTGGGATTTCGGTCATCCGGTATCCGGGCTTAGCCGGGAGCGGAGCAATATCGCTTATGATTATGGAGATGAAGTGGTCACTACCGGTGGCTCAGGGTTTGGAGTGATGGCCATTATTGTGGCGGCAGAGCGTGGATGGATACCGCGAGATTCAGCACTGGCGCGGCTTCAGAAGATCGTGACCTTTCTCAGTAAAGCCGATCACTACCATGGCATCTTCGCACACTGGCTCAATGGCAGTACGGGAAAAACGATTCCCTTCAGCAGGAAAGATGATGGAGGTGATATTGTTGAATCCTCTTTTCTATTTCAGGGTTTGCTTTGTGCGCGGCAATACTTTAATAAGGAAGCGCCTGAAGAGACACGGCTTCGCAATACCATCAACTGGCTCTGGAATGAAGCCGAATGGGATTGGTACACGCAGGGCGGAAGGAATGTGCTTTACTGGCACTGGAGCCCCAACAACGGATGGAGTATGAATTTCGAGATCCGCGGATTCAATGAATGTCTTATCACTTATGTATTGGCGGCTTCATCGCAACGCTATCCCGTGAAACCCGAAGTGTATCACCAGGGATGGGCCAATAGCTGGTTCTTTCGCAACGGCAGATCGTTCTATGGGATAGAACTTCCGCTGGGCTTCGATTATGGCGGTCCGCTCTTCTTTTCTCATTACTCATTTCTGGGCCTCGATCCTCGCGGGCTGAAGGACAAATATGCAGACTACTGGACCCAGACCACGCACCATGTACAAATTAACCGGGAGCATTGCATCCGGAATCCGAACAAATTCAAAGGATATGGCGCGGATTGCTGGGGACTTACTGCCAGCGATACCTACAACGGTTACAGTGCGCATTCACCAGACAATGATAATGGCACCATTTCTCCTACAGCTGCTCTATCTTCCTTTCCCTATAGTCCCAAAGAGAGCATGCAGGCGCTACGTCATTTTTATTACAAGCTCGGCGATAAGCTCTGGACGCAATATGGTTTTGTGGATGCCTTCAATGAAACCCAGAACTGGGTGGCAGGTTCACACCTGGCCATCGATCAGGGACCGATCATTGTGATGATAGAGAACTACCGTTCCGGACTGCTCTGGAAGCTGTTCATGAGCTGCCCGGAAATCAAAAATGGACTGACGCGACTGGGATTCGAAAGCCCGGCGTTGAAGTAG
- the bglX gene encoding beta-glucosidase BglX, with product MINRWLVAFLMLMTVSAFAQKKDMNTTVSKLLQQMTLEEKLGQLNLPSIGFDVTGPILSQGVEEKIRKGLVGGVFNTFTPSAVRKLQDLAVKETRLKIPLLFGYDVIHGHRTIFPINLGLAASWDMDLLQRTARVAAEEASADGLNWTFSPMVDIARDPRWGRVSEGAGEDPYLGSQIGKAMVQGYQGIDLSKNNTILACVKHFALYGASEAGRDYNTVDMSRVKMYNEYLPPYKAAVQAGAGSVMTSFNEIDGIPATANKWLLTDLLRKQYGFNGLIVTDYTAINEMIAHGMGDEKKVGELSLNAGVDMDMVGEVFLKHGAQLVKEGKVSMAQIDAAVRRILEAKFKLGLFEDPYRYISEERNKTEIMNAQQLALSKEAAIKSMVLLKNSNQVLPLNASKKIAFIGPLVKDQRNLIGSWSGAGDYKKAVSLWAALEQKGGGYLYAKGCNLLEDENLLKRLNAHDGQITRETATPEQLITEAVATAQQADVVVAVLGEAFGMSGEAASRSMIGLPENQLALLKALKATGKPVVLVLMNGRPLTVSWENENIDAILETWFGGTQAGAAIADVLFGAANPSGKLTMSWPRNVGQIPIYYNAKNTGRPLDENQKYTTKYLDVPNTPLYPFGYGLSYTTFTYGDLKLDKKSITAKDKIQVTVTVSNTGNYDGVETVQLYIRDLVGTITRPVKELKGFKKVELKKGESKEVSFTISVEDLKFYNSDLKFVAEPGAFKVFVGGNSQEVKEAGFELK from the coding sequence ATGATCAATAGATGGCTTGTCGCCTTTCTGATGCTGATGACCGTGTCGGCATTTGCACAAAAAAAAGATATGAATACCACGGTGAGTAAACTCCTGCAGCAAATGACGCTGGAAGAAAAACTCGGTCAGCTCAACCTGCCTTCGATTGGATTCGATGTTACAGGTCCGATCCTTAGTCAGGGTGTGGAAGAAAAGATCCGCAAAGGTTTGGTGGGAGGTGTGTTCAATACCTTCACGCCATCGGCTGTTCGAAAACTGCAGGACCTGGCCGTGAAAGAAACAAGACTGAAGATCCCGCTGCTTTTTGGATATGACGTGATCCATGGTCACCGCACCATCTTCCCCATCAATCTTGGTCTGGCAGCCTCCTGGGATATGGACCTGCTGCAACGCACAGCCCGCGTGGCTGCTGAAGAGGCCAGCGCCGATGGTCTTAACTGGACCTTCTCCCCGATGGTGGACATCGCCCGTGATCCGCGCTGGGGCCGCGTAAGTGAAGGCGCTGGTGAAGATCCTTACCTGGGATCACAGATCGGAAAAGCCATGGTACAGGGCTATCAGGGAATTGATCTCTCGAAGAACAATACCATCCTCGCCTGTGTGAAACATTTTGCATTGTATGGCGCTTCAGAAGCAGGAAGGGATTACAATACTGTCGACATGAGCCGCGTAAAAATGTACAACGAATACCTGCCGCCTTACAAAGCTGCTGTGCAGGCTGGCGCTGGTTCGGTAATGACCAGCTTCAATGAGATCGATGGCATTCCCGCTACCGCCAACAAATGGCTGCTCACGGATCTGCTGCGCAAACAATACGGCTTTAATGGATTGATCGTAACGGATTACACCGCCATTAATGAAATGATCGCGCATGGAATGGGTGATGAAAAGAAAGTAGGTGAACTCTCATTGAATGCCGGCGTTGACATGGATATGGTAGGCGAAGTATTTCTCAAACACGGAGCACAACTGGTGAAAGAAGGAAAAGTATCGATGGCTCAGATAGATGCAGCAGTCCGCAGGATACTGGAAGCAAAATTCAAACTCGGACTATTTGAAGATCCTTACCGATATATCAGCGAAGAGCGCAATAAAACAGAGATCATGAATGCGCAGCAACTGGCGCTGAGCAAGGAAGCTGCGATAAAAAGCATGGTGCTGCTGAAGAACAGTAACCAGGTGTTACCATTGAATGCTTCCAAAAAAATTGCTTTCATCGGGCCGCTGGTAAAAGACCAGCGCAACCTGATCGGAAGCTGGAGTGGCGCCGGTGATTACAAGAAAGCCGTGAGCCTCTGGGCCGCACTCGAACAAAAAGGTGGTGGATATCTCTATGCCAAAGGTTGTAATTTATTGGAAGATGAAAACCTGCTCAAGCGCCTCAATGCGCATGATGGACAGATCACTCGTGAAACGGCAACTCCTGAGCAACTGATCACAGAAGCCGTGGCAACTGCGCAGCAGGCTGATGTAGTAGTGGCGGTGCTGGGAGAAGCATTTGGTATGAGTGGAGAAGCTGCCAGTCGTAGTATGATCGGATTGCCCGAAAATCAACTGGCTTTGCTGAAAGCATTGAAAGCAACCGGCAAACCTGTTGTGTTGGTATTGATGAATGGAAGACCGCTCACTGTGAGCTGGGAGAACGAGAATATCGATGCCATCCTGGAAACCTGGTTCGGTGGAACGCAGGCTGGCGCTGCCATTGCAGATGTGTTGTTCGGCGCGGCCAATCCTTCCGGTAAGCTCACTATGAGCTGGCCCCGGAATGTAGGACAGATCCCCATTTACTATAATGCAAAAAACACCGGTCGCCCCCTCGACGAAAACCAAAAGTATACAACCAAGTACCTCGATGTTCCCAACACGCCGCTGTATCCATTTGGTTATGGACTGAGCTATACCACCTTTACTTATGGCGATCTGAAACTGGACAAGAAAAGCATCACTGCAAAAGATAAAATACAGGTGACTGTGACTGTTAGTAACACAGGGAATTATGATGGTGTTGAAACAGTACAGCTATACATCCGTGACCTGGTAGGAACCATTACCAGACCAGTGAAAGAGTTGAAAGGATTCAAAAAAGTGGAATTGAAAAAAGGTGAATCGAAGGAAGTCAGCTTTACAATTTCTGTGGAGGATCTGAAATTCTATAACAGTGATCTGAAGTTTGTGGCGGAGCCTGGTGCTTTCAAAGTGTTTGTGGGAGGGAATTCGCAGGAAGTGAAAGAAGCAGGTTTTGAATTGAAATGA
- a CDS encoding aspartyl protease family protein, producing the protein MGLVYAEPELINGWELEASRRNLLTQKQVKSTTVKALVATGSLHLAINENIQEILQLPVQGKKNFTLGNGEIVSCDFVNNVEIRFKNRRCTANAFVLPGNSEPLLGTIPMEEMDVLVNPVRQDLTVNPEHPLYPVTKLK; encoded by the coding sequence ATGGGATTAGTGTATGCAGAACCTGAACTTATCAATGGATGGGAACTGGAAGCATCCAGAAGAAACCTGCTCACTCAGAAACAGGTAAAAAGTACTACTGTAAAAGCTCTGGTTGCTACAGGATCTTTACACCTTGCCATTAACGAAAACATTCAGGAGATCCTCCAGCTTCCGGTTCAGGGGAAAAAGAATTTTACACTGGGCAACGGAGAAATCGTTTCCTGTGATTTCGTGAATAATGTTGAAATACGATTCAAGAACCGGAGATGCACAGCTAATGCATTTGTACTTCCCGGCAACTCAGAACCATTGCTGGGAACTATTCCAATGGAAGAGATGGATGTATTGGTAAATCCGGTCAGGCAGGATTTAACTGTAAATCCGGAACATCCACTATATCCGGTAACAAAACTTAAGTAG
- a CDS encoding HAD family hydrolase — protein sequence MPTKNIIFDLGGVLLNLDIPKTVQAFEQLGAPEFSKLFGLGRAESFLKAYEVGYINDDEFITDLQQLTGGKSRDEVVHAWNAMLLDFPKERIDLLAELRKKYNLYLFSNTNAIHLSSFAKTFSDTFNGASLDGEFSKAWYSHLIKLRKPDVEAFEFIIKDGGLNPSESVFIDDALVNVEGARKAGLNGIHLEPGKTILDLDWNLS from the coding sequence ATGCCAACCAAAAACATCATCTTCGATCTCGGTGGAGTTCTCCTCAACTTAGATATCCCCAAAACTGTGCAAGCCTTCGAACAACTCGGCGCGCCTGAATTCAGTAAACTCTTTGGCCTGGGCCGTGCGGAATCTTTTCTCAAAGCCTATGAAGTTGGTTATATCAACGATGATGAATTCATTACCGACCTTCAGCAACTCACCGGTGGCAAGAGCCGTGATGAAGTAGTACATGCCTGGAATGCCATGTTGCTGGACTTCCCGAAGGAGCGCATCGATCTACTGGCAGAGCTCAGGAAAAAATACAATCTTTATTTATTCAGCAATACCAACGCTATTCATCTTTCTTCATTCGCGAAAACATTCTCTGATACATTCAACGGCGCATCGCTGGATGGAGAATTCAGCAAAGCCTGGTACAGTCATCTTATCAAACTAAGAAAACCGGATGTGGAAGCATTTGAGTTCATCATCAAAGACGGAGGGCTCAATCCATCCGAATCAGTCTTCATCGATGATGCACTTGTTAATGTGGAAGGTGCGCGCAAAGCGGGTTTGAACGGCATTCATCTGGAACCCGGAAAAACCATTCTTGATCTGGATTGGAACCTCAGTTAA
- a CDS encoding DUF4834 family protein: protein MSWKLILWIIVGYLAIRFVFRFLLPLFVVSKRMRQQVKEFHNAMNTAQQQQQAAQNNYQSGSTSAPTPNPPKEKAGDYIDFEEVK, encoded by the coding sequence ATGTCTTGGAAACTTATACTTTGGATCATCGTCGGCTATCTGGCCATCAGGTTCGTCTTCAGGTTCCTGCTGCCATTGTTTGTGGTGTCCAAAAGAATGAGGCAGCAAGTGAAAGAATTTCACAATGCCATGAATACTGCACAGCAACAACAACAGGCTGCGCAGAATAATTATCAGTCTGGTTCTACCTCCGCACCAACGCCTAATCCACCCAAAGAGAAGGCTGGAGATTATATCGATTTCGAAGAAGTGAAATAA
- a CDS encoding LSm family protein, protein MSAIIAEDPAIFLVETRIKPTNNVKVFLDGDNGITIEQCIAINRALYKQVEGSGLFPNDDFSLEISSPGLDEPLKLPRQFRKNMGRVVEVMLQDGTKIEGKLIEAKDDAIVIEEIKSKKPISQKHKPTAKQVELVLRELPLKEVKSTKIQITF, encoded by the coding sequence GTGAGTGCAATCATAGCCGAGGATCCGGCGATATTCCTGGTTGAGACCAGGATCAAGCCCACCAATAATGTAAAGGTTTTTCTTGATGGCGACAATGGTATCACAATCGAGCAATGCATCGCCATCAACAGGGCATTATACAAGCAGGTAGAGGGTTCGGGCCTGTTCCCGAATGATGATTTCTCCCTGGAAATTTCTTCTCCCGGTTTAGATGAGCCGCTGAAACTGCCCCGCCAGTTCAGGAAAAATATGGGCAGGGTCGTGGAGGTTATGCTACAGGATGGGACTAAGATCGAGGGAAAACTGATCGAAGCAAAAGATGATGCGATCGTTATAGAAGAAATAAAGTCCAAAAAGCCAATATCCCAGAAACATAAGCCAACCGCCAAACAGGTAGAGCTGGTGCTGCGTGAATTACCGCTGAAAGAAGTAAAATCAACAAAAATTCAAATAACATTTTAA
- the nusA gene encoding transcription termination factor NusA → MASINLIEAFQEFKEAENIDRPTMMKVVEDVFKTLLRKKYGSDENFDVIVNAEKGDLEIFRRRMIVEDGAVADPLAEIAYSDAVKIEPDFEVGEELYEEVNILDFGRRAILAAKQTLASRISDLKKNVLVKKYGDRVGEITSAEVYQVWKKEILLLDEEGNELILPKSEQIPQDYFKKGENIRAVVKKVELKNNSPVIILSRTSPSFLAKLLEIEVPEIFDGLIVIKKIVREPGERAKVAVESYDDRIDPVGACVGMKGSRIHGIVRELKNENIDVINWTNNLQLLIQRSLTPARITSMDLNNDTKQANVYLKPDQVSLAIGKKGVNIKLAQELTGYSIDVYRDTEGEPQEFDIDLEEFSDEIETWIIDEFKRIGCDTARSVLDLTPEELERRTDLEKETIDSVRKILKEEFEKE, encoded by the coding sequence ATGGCAAGTATCAACCTGATTGAAGCTTTCCAGGAGTTCAAGGAAGCTGAAAATATTGATCGTCCCACGATGATGAAAGTAGTGGAAGATGTGTTCAAGACCCTGCTCCGTAAGAAATACGGCAGTGATGAGAACTTTGACGTGATCGTGAACGCAGAGAAAGGTGACCTTGAGATCTTCCGTCGCCGGATGATCGTGGAAGATGGCGCTGTAGCTGATCCGCTCGCCGAGATCGCTTACAGTGATGCCGTTAAGATCGAGCCTGACTTCGAAGTGGGTGAAGAACTCTACGAAGAGGTGAACATCCTCGATTTCGGCCGCCGCGCTATCCTTGCCGCCAAACAAACTCTCGCCAGCCGTATCTCCGATCTGAAGAAGAACGTACTGGTGAAAAAATATGGCGACCGTGTTGGAGAGATCACCAGCGCTGAGGTTTACCAGGTTTGGAAAAAGGAGATCCTTCTCCTGGATGAGGAAGGCAATGAGCTGATCCTCCCCAAATCTGAGCAGATCCCGCAGGATTACTTCAAGAAAGGTGAGAATATCCGCGCCGTTGTGAAAAAGGTGGAATTAAAAAATAATTCACCAGTAATCATTCTTTCCCGCACCTCTCCCTCATTTCTTGCTAAATTGCTTGAAATTGAGGTTCCGGAGATCTTTGATGGCCTGATCGTGATCAAGAAGATCGTTCGTGAGCCTGGCGAAAGAGCGAAAGTAGCCGTGGAATCTTACGATGACCGTATCGACCCCGTTGGCGCCTGCGTAGGTATGAAAGGTAGCCGTATCCACGGGATCGTTCGTGAGCTGAAGAATGAAAACATCGACGTTATCAACTGGACCAATAACCTTCAACTGCTGATCCAACGCTCCCTGACCCCTGCAAGGATCACCAGTATGGACCTGAACAACGACACAAAACAGGCGAATGTTTACCTCAAACCAGACCAGGTATCACTGGCCATCGGTAAAAAAGGTGTGAACATCAAACTGGCGCAGGAATTGACAGGCTATAGCATCGACGTTTACCGCGATACCGAAGGTGAGCCCCAGGAATTTGATATTGACCTGGAAGAATTCAGCGATGAGATCGAAACATGGATCATCGATGAATTCAAACGCATCGGTTGCGATACCGCCCGCAGCGTTCTGGATCTGACACCCGAAGAACTGGAAAGAAGAACAGACCTGGAAAAAGAAACGATCGACAGCGTTCGCAAGATTCTGAAAGAAGAGTTTGAGAAAGAATAA